From the genome of Eublepharis macularius isolate TG4126 chromosome 12, MPM_Emac_v1.0, whole genome shotgun sequence, one region includes:
- the MAZ gene encoding myc-associated zinc finger protein isoform X3, producing the protein MDPSNWSSFIFQQSHTQNPLQVGTEIPSRFFATQGCSQSPFQTATTTAPPQQSATPAESLQVDLLPVLAAAQETAAAAAVVAAATASAPAASTVDTAALKQQQPSASEGGGGQVAPPTQTTQAPTPQAAPSTPQPGEAQKKPKSKGPYICSLCAKEFKNGYNLRRHEAIHTGAKASRAGPTTMKMPTMVPLSLLSVSAIGGTAPATPAPAEGAGNTTGSGAGLVTTTASGKRIRKNHACEMCGKAFRDVYHLNRHKLSHSDEKPYQCPVCQQRFKRKDRMSYHVRSHDGAVHKPYICSHCGKSFSRPDHLNSHVRQVHSTERPFKCERCEAAFATKDRLRAHTVRHEEKVPCHVCGKMLSAAYITDHMKVHSQGPNHVCELCNKGTGEVCPLAAAVSAPPPAAVTVLPMEGASVVSQALPTQPW; encoded by the exons ACGGCCACCACAACAGCCCCTCCCCAACAGTCAGCCACCCCTGCTGAGTCCCTTCAAGTGGACCTCTTGCCAGTTTTAGCTGCTGCCCAGGAAACAGCAGCAGCTGccgctgttgttgctgctgccactgcttctgCACCAGCTGCCTCCACGGTAGACACAGCTGCCCTGAAACAGCAGCAGCCTTCCGCTTCTGAAGGTGGTGGGGGGCAGGTAGCACCCCCAACTCAAACCACCCAAGCCCCAACTCCCCAGGCAGCTCCTTCCACACCACAGCCAGGTGAGGCTCAGAAGAAGCCGAAGAGCAAAGGGCCCTACATCTGCTCCCTGTGTGCTAAAGAGTTCAAAAATGGCTACAACCTGCGACGCCATGAAGCTATTCACACGGGGGCCAAAGCTTCTCGTGCTGGACCTACGACCATGAAGATGCCCACTATGGTTCCCCTCAGCTTGCTTAGTGTGTCGGCCATCGGTGGGACAGCCCCAGCAACACCTGCCCCTGCTGAAGGGGCAGGGAACACAACAGGGTCAGGCGCAGGGCTGGTGACCACTACAGCGTCAGGCAAACGCATCCGGAAGAACCATGCGtgtgagatgtgtgggaaagCCTTTCGGGACGTCTATCACCTCAATCGGCATAAGCTGTCACACTCAGATGAGAAGCCCTATCAGTGTCCTGTCTGCCAGCAGCGGTTCAAGCGGAAGGACCGCATGAGCTATCACGTCCGTTCGCATGATGGTGCTGTGCATAAGCCGTACATCTGCAGCCACTGTGGGAAGAGTTTCTCACG GCCAGACCATTTGAATAGCCATGTGCGGCAAGTCCACTCAACAGAGAGGCCCTTCAAATGTGAG AGATGTGAAGCAGCCTTTGCCACCAAGGATAGGCTGCGTGCTCATACGGTCCGTCATGAGGAGAAGGTGCCATGTCATGTGTGTGGAAAGATGCTGAGTGCTGCCTATATCACGGACCACATGAAAGTACACAGCCAAGGGCCGAATCATGTCTGTGAACTGTGCAACAAAG GTACGGGTGAGGTCTGCCCCCTCGCGgcagctgtctcagccccacctcctgcTGCCGTCACGGTGCTGCCCATGGAGGGAGCCTCGGTTGTGAGCCAAGCCCTCCCCACGCAGCCCTGGTGA
- the MAZ gene encoding myc-associated zinc finger protein isoform X1, with protein sequence MDPSNWSSFIFQQSHTQNPLQVGTEIPSRFFATQGCSQSPFQTATTTAPPQQSATPAESLQVDLLPVLAAAQETAAAAAVVAAATASAPAASTVDTAALKQQQPSASEGGGGQVAPPTQTTQAPTPQAAPSTPQPGEAQKKPKSKGPYICSLCAKEFKNGYNLRRHEAIHTGAKASRAGPTTMKMPTMVPLSLLSVSAIGGTAPATPAPAEGAGNTTGSGAGLVTTTASGKRIRKNHACEMCGKAFRDVYHLNRHKLSHSDEKPYQCPVCQQRFKRKDRMSYHVRSHDGAVHKPYICSHCGKSFSRPDHLNSHVRQVHSTERPFKCERCEAAFATKDRLRAHTVRHEEKVPCHVCGKMLSAAYITDHMKVHSQGPNHVCELCNKGFTTAAYLRVHAVKDHGLAAPRLERFLCKLCGVHCKTPAQLNGHLQTHAGEGAAATEGQPLR encoded by the exons ACGGCCACCACAACAGCCCCTCCCCAACAGTCAGCCACCCCTGCTGAGTCCCTTCAAGTGGACCTCTTGCCAGTTTTAGCTGCTGCCCAGGAAACAGCAGCAGCTGccgctgttgttgctgctgccactgcttctgCACCAGCTGCCTCCACGGTAGACACAGCTGCCCTGAAACAGCAGCAGCCTTCCGCTTCTGAAGGTGGTGGGGGGCAGGTAGCACCCCCAACTCAAACCACCCAAGCCCCAACTCCCCAGGCAGCTCCTTCCACACCACAGCCAGGTGAGGCTCAGAAGAAGCCGAAGAGCAAAGGGCCCTACATCTGCTCCCTGTGTGCTAAAGAGTTCAAAAATGGCTACAACCTGCGACGCCATGAAGCTATTCACACGGGGGCCAAAGCTTCTCGTGCTGGACCTACGACCATGAAGATGCCCACTATGGTTCCCCTCAGCTTGCTTAGTGTGTCGGCCATCGGTGGGACAGCCCCAGCAACACCTGCCCCTGCTGAAGGGGCAGGGAACACAACAGGGTCAGGCGCAGGGCTGGTGACCACTACAGCGTCAGGCAAACGCATCCGGAAGAACCATGCGtgtgagatgtgtgggaaagCCTTTCGGGACGTCTATCACCTCAATCGGCATAAGCTGTCACACTCAGATGAGAAGCCCTATCAGTGTCCTGTCTGCCAGCAGCGGTTCAAGCGGAAGGACCGCATGAGCTATCACGTCCGTTCGCATGATGGTGCTGTGCATAAGCCGTACATCTGCAGCCACTGTGGGAAGAGTTTCTCACG GCCAGACCATTTGAATAGCCATGTGCGGCAAGTCCACTCAACAGAGAGGCCCTTCAAATGTGAG AGATGTGAAGCAGCCTTTGCCACCAAGGATAGGCTGCGTGCTCATACGGTCCGTCATGAGGAGAAGGTGCCATGTCATGTGTGTGGAAAGATGCTGAGTGCTGCCTATATCACGGACCACATGAAAGTACACAGCCAAGGGCCGAATCATGTCTGTGAACTGTGCAACAAAG GGTTCACCACAGCGGCCTACCTCAGGGTCCACGCGGTCAAGGACCACGGACTGGCCGCCCCGCGGCTGGAGCGTTTCCTTTGCAAGCTGTGTGGCGTGCACTGCAAGACCCCGGCTCAGCTCAACGGGCATCTGCAGACGCACGCAGGAGAAGGGGCCGCGGCCACTGAGGGCCAACCGCTGCGGTGA
- the MAZ gene encoding myc-associated zinc finger protein isoform X2 encodes MDPSNWSSFIFQSHTQNPLQVGTEIPSRFFATQGCSQSPFQTATTTAPPQQSATPAESLQVDLLPVLAAAQETAAAAAVVAAATASAPAASTVDTAALKQQQPSASEGGGGQVAPPTQTTQAPTPQAAPSTPQPGEAQKKPKSKGPYICSLCAKEFKNGYNLRRHEAIHTGAKASRAGPTTMKMPTMVPLSLLSVSAIGGTAPATPAPAEGAGNTTGSGAGLVTTTASGKRIRKNHACEMCGKAFRDVYHLNRHKLSHSDEKPYQCPVCQQRFKRKDRMSYHVRSHDGAVHKPYICSHCGKSFSRPDHLNSHVRQVHSTERPFKCERCEAAFATKDRLRAHTVRHEEKVPCHVCGKMLSAAYITDHMKVHSQGPNHVCELCNKGFTTAAYLRVHAVKDHGLAAPRLERFLCKLCGVHCKTPAQLNGHLQTHAGEGAAATEGQPLR; translated from the exons ACGGCCACCACAACAGCCCCTCCCCAACAGTCAGCCACCCCTGCTGAGTCCCTTCAAGTGGACCTCTTGCCAGTTTTAGCTGCTGCCCAGGAAACAGCAGCAGCTGccgctgttgttgctgctgccactgcttctgCACCAGCTGCCTCCACGGTAGACACAGCTGCCCTGAAACAGCAGCAGCCTTCCGCTTCTGAAGGTGGTGGGGGGCAGGTAGCACCCCCAACTCAAACCACCCAAGCCCCAACTCCCCAGGCAGCTCCTTCCACACCACAGCCAGGTGAGGCTCAGAAGAAGCCGAAGAGCAAAGGGCCCTACATCTGCTCCCTGTGTGCTAAAGAGTTCAAAAATGGCTACAACCTGCGACGCCATGAAGCTATTCACACGGGGGCCAAAGCTTCTCGTGCTGGACCTACGACCATGAAGATGCCCACTATGGTTCCCCTCAGCTTGCTTAGTGTGTCGGCCATCGGTGGGACAGCCCCAGCAACACCTGCCCCTGCTGAAGGGGCAGGGAACACAACAGGGTCAGGCGCAGGGCTGGTGACCACTACAGCGTCAGGCAAACGCATCCGGAAGAACCATGCGtgtgagatgtgtgggaaagCCTTTCGGGACGTCTATCACCTCAATCGGCATAAGCTGTCACACTCAGATGAGAAGCCCTATCAGTGTCCTGTCTGCCAGCAGCGGTTCAAGCGGAAGGACCGCATGAGCTATCACGTCCGTTCGCATGATGGTGCTGTGCATAAGCCGTACATCTGCAGCCACTGTGGGAAGAGTTTCTCACG GCCAGACCATTTGAATAGCCATGTGCGGCAAGTCCACTCAACAGAGAGGCCCTTCAAATGTGAG AGATGTGAAGCAGCCTTTGCCACCAAGGATAGGCTGCGTGCTCATACGGTCCGTCATGAGGAGAAGGTGCCATGTCATGTGTGTGGAAAGATGCTGAGTGCTGCCTATATCACGGACCACATGAAAGTACACAGCCAAGGGCCGAATCATGTCTGTGAACTGTGCAACAAAG GGTTCACCACAGCGGCCTACCTCAGGGTCCACGCGGTCAAGGACCACGGACTGGCCGCCCCGCGGCTGGAGCGTTTCCTTTGCAAGCTGTGTGGCGTGCACTGCAAGACCCCGGCTCAGCTCAACGGGCATCTGCAGACGCACGCAGGAGAAGGGGCCGCGGCCACTGAGGGCCAACCGCTGCGGTGA
- the MAZ gene encoding myc-associated zinc finger protein isoform X4 → MDPSNWSSFIFQSHTQNPLQVGTEIPSRFFATQGCSQSPFQTATTTAPPQQSATPAESLQVDLLPVLAAAQETAAAAAVVAAATASAPAASTVDTAALKQQQPSASEGGGGQVAPPTQTTQAPTPQAAPSTPQPGEAQKKPKSKGPYICSLCAKEFKNGYNLRRHEAIHTGAKASRAGPTTMKMPTMVPLSLLSVSAIGGTAPATPAPAEGAGNTTGSGAGLVTTTASGKRIRKNHACEMCGKAFRDVYHLNRHKLSHSDEKPYQCPVCQQRFKRKDRMSYHVRSHDGAVHKPYICSHCGKSFSRPDHLNSHVRQVHSTERPFKCERCEAAFATKDRLRAHTVRHEEKVPCHVCGKMLSAAYITDHMKVHSQGPNHVCELCNKGTGEVCPLAAAVSAPPPAAVTVLPMEGASVVSQALPTQPW, encoded by the exons ACGGCCACCACAACAGCCCCTCCCCAACAGTCAGCCACCCCTGCTGAGTCCCTTCAAGTGGACCTCTTGCCAGTTTTAGCTGCTGCCCAGGAAACAGCAGCAGCTGccgctgttgttgctgctgccactgcttctgCACCAGCTGCCTCCACGGTAGACACAGCTGCCCTGAAACAGCAGCAGCCTTCCGCTTCTGAAGGTGGTGGGGGGCAGGTAGCACCCCCAACTCAAACCACCCAAGCCCCAACTCCCCAGGCAGCTCCTTCCACACCACAGCCAGGTGAGGCTCAGAAGAAGCCGAAGAGCAAAGGGCCCTACATCTGCTCCCTGTGTGCTAAAGAGTTCAAAAATGGCTACAACCTGCGACGCCATGAAGCTATTCACACGGGGGCCAAAGCTTCTCGTGCTGGACCTACGACCATGAAGATGCCCACTATGGTTCCCCTCAGCTTGCTTAGTGTGTCGGCCATCGGTGGGACAGCCCCAGCAACACCTGCCCCTGCTGAAGGGGCAGGGAACACAACAGGGTCAGGCGCAGGGCTGGTGACCACTACAGCGTCAGGCAAACGCATCCGGAAGAACCATGCGtgtgagatgtgtgggaaagCCTTTCGGGACGTCTATCACCTCAATCGGCATAAGCTGTCACACTCAGATGAGAAGCCCTATCAGTGTCCTGTCTGCCAGCAGCGGTTCAAGCGGAAGGACCGCATGAGCTATCACGTCCGTTCGCATGATGGTGCTGTGCATAAGCCGTACATCTGCAGCCACTGTGGGAAGAGTTTCTCACG GCCAGACCATTTGAATAGCCATGTGCGGCAAGTCCACTCAACAGAGAGGCCCTTCAAATGTGAG AGATGTGAAGCAGCCTTTGCCACCAAGGATAGGCTGCGTGCTCATACGGTCCGTCATGAGGAGAAGGTGCCATGTCATGTGTGTGGAAAGATGCTGAGTGCTGCCTATATCACGGACCACATGAAAGTACACAGCCAAGGGCCGAATCATGTCTGTGAACTGTGCAACAAAG GTACGGGTGAGGTCTGCCCCCTCGCGgcagctgtctcagccccacctcctgcTGCCGTCACGGTGCTGCCCATGGAGGGAGCCTCGGTTGTGAGCCAAGCCCTCCCCACGCAGCCCTGGTGA